Within Mycobacterium heckeshornense, the genomic segment ATCACGCACCGCGCTGTCACGCACGTTGACGGTCAGCCCCGCAACACCGAGCCCGACGATGGCGTCGGCGACAGGACCTCGCTGGCGCGCGCACCAGTCGTCGTCGCGGTCAGCCGCCCTCAGCACGGCGATGACCTTCTCCATGGCCGGAACCTACCGATCTGCCTGCTCGCCCGGCTGTTCGCGTAGCCACCTGGGCAAAATGAACACCCCCTCGGCTTGGACCGTCACCCCCCTCGTCGTCGGCGAGGTGACCCGCCGCGAACGTCTTGGACCCCGCGACGCGGGAAGTCCACGCCTCGGCGCGCAGGCGGCCCAGCCGGGTTGCCCGCACATACCGAAGGCTGATGGTTCCGGTGAAACGGGGATTCACGCCGTCACTGGCGGCTTCACCGAGCAGGTGGTCGAGAACCAGGGCGGCAACTCCCCCGTGGACGTGGCCCGGCGGGCCCCTCGTAGGCCGCACCCAGGTGGAATTCACACCACACCTTGCCGGACGGGTCGCGGTTGACCACCAGCGGCGGGGCGAGCGGATTGCAGATTCCGATGACGGCGTTGCCCCAGGCCATCCGCTCGCCGCTGGCCAGATAGCGGACACCGAACGTGCCGTCGAGTTGTTTTTCGCGTAGCCGCGCGGCGGCTGAGTCGATCTGCGCCTTGGCGGTGGCGACGGCGTCGGCGTCGGCCCGGGTCCGCACGGTGGCATCGACCAGTTCGCGGACCGAGCGGGCCAGCGGCTCGTAGACGGCTCGCAAGCGATCGACGTCCTCGGCGCTGATGTTCTCCGGAGTGAAGTCCAGCATGATGCAAACTAGAACACGTTCCTGCCGGGCGTCGACGCGCGGGTGCCGGCTAGCCGACCAGGCGCACGTGTTGGTCGCTGCTGACCAGCTCACCGATCATGGCGGCCAGCCGCCGGTAGGGCACTTCGCGGCCGCTTGAGGACCGAAACACCAGGCCAATCCGCCGGCCGGGCCGCGGCGACGCGAACTGCGCGAGGCCAAGGCGGCTACGCGCCGCCTCGACGGGCACTGCGCTCTGGGGGATCAACGTCACACCGAGCCCGCCCGCCACGCATTGCACTGCCGTTGCCAGCGACGCGGCCCTGGTATTGGCCACCTCGGCCCGGATACCCGCCTTGCGGCACACGTCCAGCGCCTGATCGCGCAGGCAGTGGCCCTCGTCGAGCAACAGCAGCGGCAGGTGTGCCAGTGCCGTCGGCGGCACCCGCCGCTTGCCGGACAACGGATGGCCGGGGGGGAGCGCGAGCACGAAGTCCTCGTCGTAGATGGGGATCGCGGTCAGGCCGCCCGTTTCCGCCGGCAATGCGATCAGCGCCGCGTCGAGGGCACCCTCGCGCAGCGCCGCCAGCAGTCGCTCCGTCTGGTCTTCGACCACCCGCAACGTCAGCGTCGGCAGCCGAACGGCAAGCCCGGCCAGCACGGTCGGCAGTACGTAGGGCGCCACCGTGGGGATCAGCCCCAGCCGCAGGCTGCCTTGCAGCGGATCGGACGCCCCGGCCACAGCCGCGGTGAACGCGTCGACGGCCTCGATCACCGCCCGGGCGTGCGGCAGCAGCTGTCTGCCCTCGGGCGTCACGAACACGCGCCTGGTGGACCGCTCGATCAACCGGACGCCAAGCCCGCTTTCCAGACCCGCCAGCGCCTGCGACAGCGTCGACTGACTCACCCCCAGAACACTTGCGGCGCTGCCGAAATGCTGTTTTTCAGCCACCGCCGCGAACGCCCGGAGTCCAGCGAGGGTCGGCTGATAACTCTTATCGGTCATAGCGATAAGTATAGTGGCATATATCACCTTTAATTCAAAGTAGAGTTACGGCAGCATGGTGGTGAGACAGAAGTTCTGCTTGTACCTGATCGTGATCGAAGGAGTGACATGGCCCTGTTGACCATTGGCGACCAGT encodes:
- a CDS encoding hydrogen peroxide-inducible genes activator; the encoded protein is MTDKSYQPTLAGLRAFAAVAEKQHFGSAASVLGVSQSTLSQALAGLESGLGVRLIERSTRRVFVTPEGRQLLPHARAVIEAVDAFTAAVAGASDPLQGSLRLGLIPTVAPYVLPTVLAGLAVRLPTLTLRVVEDQTERLLAALREGALDAALIALPAETGGLTAIPIYDEDFVLALPPGHPLSGKRRVPPTALAHLPLLLLDEGHCLRDQALDVCRKAGIRAEVANTRAASLATAVQCVAGGLGVTLIPQSAVPVEAARSRLGLAQFASPRPGRRIGLVFRSSSGREVPYRRLAAMIGELVSSDQHVRLVG